Proteins encoded together in one Kitasatospora albolonga window:
- a CDS encoding 3-oxoacyl-ACP reductase → MTVQDSGKVALVTGASRGIGYGVAEALVARGDRVAITGRGEEALKEAVERLGADRVIAIPGKAHDEAHQAEAVGRTMEAFGRVDFLVNNAGTNPVFGPMAEMDLNVARKVFEINVISALGFAQQTWRAWQKENGGAIVNIASVAGVSPSPFIGAYGMSKAAMINLTLQLAHEFAPVVRVNAIAPAVVKTKFAQALYEGRETEAAAAYPLGRLGVPEDIGGAAAFLTSAQSDWVTGQTLVVDGGIFLNAGVG, encoded by the coding sequence ATGACGGTGCAGGACAGCGGAAAAGTCGCCCTCGTCACGGGCGCCAGCCGGGGCATCGGCTACGGGGTCGCCGAGGCGCTCGTCGCGCGCGGGGACCGGGTGGCCATCACCGGACGGGGCGAGGAGGCCCTCAAGGAGGCCGTGGAGCGGCTCGGCGCCGACCGGGTCATCGCCATCCCCGGCAAGGCCCACGACGAGGCCCACCAGGCGGAGGCGGTCGGGCGGACCATGGAGGCGTTCGGCCGGGTCGACTTCCTGGTCAACAACGCGGGGACGAACCCGGTCTTCGGCCCCATGGCCGAGATGGACCTCAACGTGGCCCGCAAGGTCTTCGAGATCAACGTGATCTCGGCGCTCGGCTTCGCCCAGCAGACCTGGCGGGCCTGGCAGAAGGAGAACGGCGGGGCGATCGTCAACATCGCCTCCGTCGCCGGTGTCTCCCCCTCGCCGTTCATCGGCGCGTACGGGATGTCCAAGGCGGCCATGATCAACCTGACCCTCCAGCTGGCGCACGAGTTCGCGCCGGTCGTCCGGGTCAACGCGATCGCCCCCGCCGTGGTCAAGACGAAGTTCGCCCAGGCGCTCTACGAGGGCCGCGAGACGGAGGCTGCCGCCGCCTACCCGCTCGGCCGGCTCGGGGTGCCCGAGGACATCGGGGGCGCCGCGGCCTTCCTGACCTCGGCGCAGTCGGACTGGGTCACCGGGCAGACGCTGGTGGTCGACGGAGGGATTTTCCTCAACGCCGGAGTTGGCTGA
- a CDS encoding peptide-binding protein, whose product MFYRASLQAAAALASLSLLAGCGLLSDSGSEENQKITVGTTSSPSTLDPAAAWDGSWELMRNIYQTLVSFPTGSTSPEPDAAESCTFTDATSMAYRCTLKKNLKFSNGEKLDARAVKHSIDRIVDIHFKGGPAGMLGSLDRVETKGDDTVIFHLNKSDATFPFILATPAMSLVAPGDYPKDKIRDDGKITGSGPYLLDSYEAGVSAELTKNPDYKGFANRKNNAVTIRYFEQSAQMVNALKAKDIDATYRGLTAEEVVGLEDKKEGNEGLQIIETTGADIRFLVFNPKDPAASKPAVRKAIAHIVDRDALVAKVYRGTAEPLYSMIPKGISGHTTSFFDTFGDPDVKQAKEILTSAGITEPVKMTFWYTTDRYGSSTQPEFEELERQLEKSGLFDITLESAPWKTFQEGFTQGEYPVFGRGWFPDFPDPDNFIAPFVGEESVTGTPYRNKEITQELIPATRQESDRGAVSKQFERAQQILVEDVRLLPLWQGKLYVASGDDIGGGERALDPQTVMQMWELYRKASW is encoded by the coding sequence GTGTTCTACCGGGCCAGTCTGCAGGCCGCTGCAGCCCTAGCATCCCTTTCTCTGCTGGCAGGCTGCGGTCTTCTCTCCGACAGCGGGTCGGAGGAGAACCAGAAGATAACCGTCGGCACGACGAGCTCCCCGTCCACGCTGGACCCCGCGGCGGCCTGGGACGGCTCCTGGGAGCTGATGCGGAACATCTACCAGACCCTGGTGAGCTTCCCCACCGGCAGTACGAGCCCCGAGCCGGACGCGGCCGAATCCTGCACGTTCACCGACGCCACGAGCATGGCCTACCGGTGCACGCTCAAGAAGAACCTGAAGTTCTCCAACGGCGAGAAGCTCGACGCCCGGGCCGTGAAGCACTCCATCGACCGGATCGTGGACATCCACTTCAAGGGCGGCCCGGCCGGTATGCTCGGCTCGCTCGACCGGGTGGAGACCAAGGGCGACGACACCGTCATCTTCCACCTGAACAAGTCCGACGCCACCTTCCCGTTCATCCTGGCCACGCCCGCCATGTCGCTCGTCGCCCCCGGCGACTACCCCAAGGACAAGATCCGCGACGACGGGAAGATCACCGGCTCCGGGCCCTACCTCCTGGACTCCTACGAGGCCGGCGTCAGCGCCGAGTTGACGAAGAACCCCGACTACAAGGGCTTCGCCAACCGGAAGAACAACGCGGTCACCATCCGGTACTTCGAGCAGTCGGCCCAGATGGTGAACGCCCTCAAGGCCAAGGACATCGACGCCACCTACCGCGGTCTGACCGCCGAGGAGGTCGTCGGCCTGGAGGACAAGAAGGAGGGCAACGAGGGCCTTCAGATCATCGAGACCACCGGCGCGGACATCCGCTTCCTCGTCTTCAACCCCAAGGACCCGGCCGCCTCCAAGCCCGCCGTCCGCAAGGCCATCGCCCACATCGTGGACCGCGACGCCCTGGTCGCCAAGGTCTACCGGGGAACCGCCGAACCCCTCTACTCGATGATCCCCAAGGGCATCTCCGGACACACCACCAGCTTCTTCGACACCTTCGGCGATCCGGACGTGAAGCAGGCCAAGGAGATCCTGACCTCGGCCGGGATCACCGAGCCGGTGAAGATGACCTTCTGGTACACCACCGACCGGTACGGTTCCTCCACCCAGCCCGAGTTCGAGGAGCTGGAGCGGCAGCTGGAGAAGTCGGGACTCTTCGACATCACGCTCGAGAGCGCACCCTGGAAGACCTTCCAGGAGGGCTTCACCCAGGGCGAGTACCCGGTCTTCGGCCGTGGCTGGTTCCCGGACTTCCCGGACCCGGACAACTTCATCGCCCCCTTCGTCGGCGAGGAGAGCGTCACCGGTACCCCGTACCGCAACAAGGAGATCACCCAGGAGCTCATCCCCGCCACGCGCCAGGAGAGCGACCGGGGCGCGGTCAGCAAGCAGTTCGAGCGGGCCCAGCAGATCCTGGTCGAGGACGTCCGGCTGCTGCCGCTGTGGCAGGGCAAGCTGTACGTGGCCTCGGGCGACGACATCGGCGGCGGCGAACGCGCACTGGACCCGCAGACCGTGATGCAGATGTGGGAGCTGTACCGCAAGGCCAGCTGGTAG
- a CDS encoding iron-sulfur protein, with translation MSAAQERRILLERRTVVLAVGAAGAAAALTACGGSDGSGGAESAGQPGSGGEGAAVLARTADIPEGGGVVFAAQKVVVTQPKAGEFKAFSATCTHQGCAVKDVRDGTITCPCHNSTFDAGTGSPTGGPATRPLPAREITVEGGSITLV, from the coding sequence ATGAGCGCAGCGCAGGAGCGCCGTATCCTCCTCGAACGCCGCACCGTCGTCCTGGCGGTGGGGGCCGCCGGAGCGGCTGCCGCACTCACCGCGTGCGGGGGTTCGGACGGCTCGGGAGGCGCGGAGTCGGCCGGGCAGCCGGGGAGCGGCGGGGAGGGCGCGGCCGTCCTCGCGCGGACGGCGGACATCCCGGAGGGCGGCGGGGTGGTCTTCGCCGCGCAGAAGGTCGTGGTGACCCAGCCGAAAGCCGGTGAGTTCAAGGCGTTCTCGGCCACGTGCACCCATCAGGGGTGTGCGGTCAAGGACGTCAGGGACGGGACGATCACCTGCCCCTGCCACAATTCGACGTTCGACGCGGGGACGGGCAGCCCCACGGGCGGGCCCGCCACCCGGCCGCTGCCCGCGCGGGAGATCACGGTGGAAGGCGGGTCGATCACACTGGTGTAG
- a CDS encoding Mini-circle protein, which yields MTTDPRTAPPRSGSERDTLRAFLDYHRETLAMKCDGLTDEELRRRSMPPSTLSLLGLVRHMAEVERAWFRRVFEDNDAPMVWSDRIDFQAAYDASASTGAEAFTAWEAEVAHSRRIEREAASLDLAGHQPRWGQDVSLRMVMVHVLLEYGRHNGHADFLREGVDGTVGA from the coding sequence GTGACCACCGACCCTCGCACCGCCCCGCCCCGCTCCGGCAGTGAGCGCGACACGCTGCGGGCCTTCCTCGACTACCACCGCGAGACGCTCGCCATGAAGTGCGACGGGCTCACCGACGAGGAGCTGCGGCGGCGGTCGATGCCGCCGTCGACGCTTTCGCTGCTCGGCCTGGTGCGGCACATGGCGGAAGTCGAACGGGCCTGGTTCCGCCGGGTGTTCGAGGACAACGACGCCCCGATGGTCTGGTCCGACCGGATCGACTTCCAGGCGGCGTACGACGCGAGCGCGTCGACCGGGGCCGAGGCGTTCACGGCCTGGGAGGCCGAGGTCGCGCACTCGCGCCGCATCGAGCGGGAGGCCGCGTCCCTGGATCTGGCCGGGCACCAGCCGAGGTGGGGCCAGGACGTGTCGCTGCGGATGGTGATGGTGCACGTACTGCTGGAGTACGGCCGCCACAACGGGCACGCGGACTTCCTGCGGGAAGGCGTGGACGGGACCGTCGGCGCCTGA
- a CDS encoding beta-ketoacyl-ACP reductase produces MSTTEQRVAIVTGAARGIGAATAVRLAAEGRAVAVLDLDEAACKDTVEKITAAGGTALAVGCDVSDSAQVEAAVARVAAELGAPTILVNNAGVLRDNLLFKMSESDWDIVMNVHLKGAFLMAKAVQAHMVEAKFGRIVSLSSSSALGNRGQANYSAVKAGLQGLTKTLAKELGKFGVTANAVAPGFIVTEMTAQTAARVGMGFEEFQAAAATQIPVQRVGRPEDVANAIAFFTGDDAGFVSGQVIYVAGGPLN; encoded by the coding sequence ATGTCCACCACCGAGCAGCGCGTTGCCATCGTGACGGGAGCGGCGCGGGGCATCGGCGCCGCCACCGCCGTACGTCTGGCGGCCGAGGGCCGCGCCGTCGCCGTACTCGACCTCGACGAGGCGGCCTGCAAGGACACCGTCGAGAAGATCACCGCCGCCGGGGGCACCGCGCTCGCCGTCGGCTGCGACGTGTCGGACAGCGCCCAGGTGGAAGCCGCCGTCGCGCGGGTCGCCGCCGAGCTGGGCGCTCCGACCATCCTCGTGAACAACGCGGGCGTGCTCCGCGACAACCTGCTGTTCAAGATGAGCGAGTCCGACTGGGACATCGTGATGAACGTCCACCTCAAGGGCGCGTTCCTGATGGCGAAGGCCGTCCAGGCGCACATGGTGGAGGCCAAGTTCGGCCGGATCGTCTCCCTCTCCTCCTCCTCGGCCCTCGGCAACCGCGGCCAGGCCAACTACTCCGCCGTCAAGGCGGGGCTCCAGGGCCTCACCAAGACCCTCGCCAAGGAGCTCGGCAAGTTCGGCGTCACCGCCAACGCCGTCGCCCCCGGCTTCATCGTCACCGAGATGACCGCGCAGACCGCCGCCCGCGTCGGCATGGGCTTCGAGGAGTTCCAGGCCGCGGCCGCCACCCAGATCCCCGTCCAGCGCGTCGGCCGCCCGGAGGACGTTGCGAACGCGATCGCCTTCTTCACCGGCGACGACGCAGGCTTCGTCTCCGGCCAGGTCATCTACGTGGCCGGCGGCCCCCTCAACTGA